A DNA window from Aminiphilus circumscriptus DSM 16581 contains the following coding sequences:
- the pseC gene encoding UDP-4-amino-4,6-dideoxy-N-acetyl-beta-L-altrosamine transaminase produces the protein MTLAEKQAFLPYGHQWIDDEDIAAVVAVLKGDWLTMGPTVDAFENALAEKVGTRYAVSFSSGTAALHGAMYAAGVGHGDEVIVPPMTFAATSNAVLYMGGIPRFADIAPETWCLDPEAAQKVVSGRTKAIVPVSFTGFPLPLEPFRALAKHAGAVLIEDACHSLGGEREGRKVGRDADMTVFSFHPVKHITTGEGGMVVTDDDEFARRLRLFRSHGITKDPAQMRTVPHGPWYTEMQDLGYNYRLTDLGSALGLSQLRRLDAFVSRRRELAALYDRLLPELNGKTSAPVVETPPTHPGHAYHLYAANFEPAVRKHLFEELRKAGIGVQVHYLPVHLHRYYRERFGWKEGDFPVAERLYGGEISLPLFPSMENDDVSRVVGEIRRILENM, from the coding sequence ATGACCTTGGCGGAAAAACAGGCGTTTCTTCCCTACGGACATCAATGGATCGACGATGAGGACATCGCCGCCGTAGTGGCCGTTCTCAAGGGGGACTGGCTGACCATGGGGCCCACGGTGGATGCTTTTGAAAACGCTCTGGCGGAAAAGGTGGGCACTCGCTACGCGGTGAGTTTTTCCAGTGGAACGGCGGCGCTGCACGGTGCCATGTATGCCGCCGGCGTCGGGCACGGTGACGAGGTCATTGTTCCCCCGATGACGTTTGCGGCGACGAGCAATGCCGTGTTGTACATGGGAGGTATTCCGCGCTTTGCCGACATTGCGCCGGAGACGTGGTGCCTGGATCCGGAGGCCGCGCAAAAGGTCGTTTCCGGCCGGACGAAGGCCATTGTTCCCGTGAGTTTTACCGGATTTCCTCTGCCGCTGGAGCCCTTTCGGGCTCTGGCGAAGCACGCCGGAGCCGTTCTCATCGAAGATGCCTGTCATTCCCTCGGAGGCGAGCGGGAGGGGCGCAAAGTGGGCAGGGATGCGGACATGACTGTGTTCAGCTTCCATCCGGTGAAGCACATCACCACCGGAGAGGGGGGCATGGTGGTGACCGACGACGACGAGTTCGCCCGGCGGCTTCGCCTGTTCCGCTCCCACGGCATCACCAAGGATCCCGCGCAGATGCGAACGGTTCCCCACGGTCCCTGGTACACGGAGATGCAGGACCTGGGCTACAACTATCGGCTCACGGATCTTGGCTCTGCCCTTGGGCTCAGTCAATTGCGCCGGCTCGACGCCTTTGTCTCCCGGAGGCGGGAACTGGCGGCGCTCTACGACCGCCTGTTGCCGGAACTGAACGGAAAGACGTCCGCGCCTGTCGTCGAAACGCCTCCCACTCACCCTGGACATGCCTACCATCTTTATGCGGCGAATTTCGAACCTGCGGTGCGGAAGCACCTTTTCGAGGAATTGCGGAAGGCCGGTATCGGTGTGCAGGTGCATTATCTTCCCGTCCATCTGCACCGGTATTACCGGGAACGTTTCGGCTGGAAAGAAGGGGATTTCCCCGTGGCGGAGCGCCTCTACGGGGGGGAGATCTCCTTGCCTCTTTTCCCCTCCATGGAAAACGACGATGTTTCTCGCGTGGTCGGAGAAATCCGACGAATACTGGAAAACATGTGA
- a CDS encoding DUF3343 domain-containing protein — protein MFCIATFETTHMALRFEKMCRAAGINARITPVPRELSASCGLACRFPCEARDHVRALCEKNHVEVAEYHKMEE, from the coding sequence GTGTTCTGCATTGCCACTTTCGAGACGACCCACATGGCGCTCCGCTTCGAAAAAATGTGCCGCGCCGCTGGAATCAACGCCCGCATAACGCCGGTCCCACGGGAACTCTCCGCAAGTTGCGGTCTTGCCTGCCGCTTTCCCTGCGAAGCCCGAGATCACGTTCGGGCTCTCTGCGAGAAAAATCACGTCGAGGTTGCGGAATACCACAAAATGGAAGAATGA
- a CDS encoding OmpH family outer membrane protein gives MKAFGKGVLLVLAVVVLTGVASGVALAAEKIGVIDPQRIMFNHPKFEETQKKIQQVVESKQDEAKMAIETESDNKKKADIYQKKREEAATEQNKLMEPLFKDVDLAMRAVAKAKGITLVLDKGMVFFGGEDITNDIIQELKKSASK, from the coding sequence ATGAAAGCGTTCGGAAAAGGTGTCCTGTTGGTGTTGGCGGTTGTTGTTCTCACTGGGGTAGCGAGTGGGGTGGCACTTGCGGCGGAAAAGATCGGTGTCATTGACCCCCAGAGGATCATGTTTAACCACCCCAAGTTCGAAGAGACACAGAAGAAAATCCAGCAGGTTGTCGAGTCGAAACAGGACGAGGCGAAAATGGCCATCGAGACCGAGTCAGACAACAAGAAAAAGGCGGACATCTATCAGAAGAAACGCGAAGAGGCCGCAACCGAGCAGAACAAACTCATGGAACCCCTCTTCAAGGATGTGGATCTTGCCATGCGCGCCGTGGCGAAGGCAAAGGGGATCACACTGGTTCTCGACAAGGGCATGGTCTTCTTCGGCGGTGAGGACATCACCAACGACATTATTCAAGAACTGAAGAAGTCTGCGTCGAAGTAA
- a CDS encoding ABC transporter ATP-binding protein, with the protein MALLDVKNLSVSYGAIRALSDVSIAVEEREIVSVIGANGAGKSTLMNAIMGMVKRDRGEVYLDGKLLAERSFQVVAQGIALSPEGRKVFAPLTVYENLLMGAFPRSDRNKIAEDMEWVYTLFPRLRERTDQYAGTLSGGEQQMLAIARALMARPRVLLLDEPSLGLAPIIIKEIFKELRRINEEGVTILLVEQNARQALLLSHRAYVLQTGRLILSGTSKELLANPEVEAAYLGGKPATH; encoded by the coding sequence ATGGCCCTCCTGGACGTGAAGAATCTCTCCGTGAGCTACGGCGCCATCCGCGCCCTATCGGACGTGAGCATCGCCGTGGAGGAGCGGGAGATCGTGAGCGTCATCGGCGCCAACGGGGCGGGCAAGTCCACCCTGATGAACGCCATCATGGGCATGGTGAAGCGCGACAGGGGCGAGGTCTATCTGGATGGGAAGCTCCTGGCGGAGCGGAGTTTCCAGGTTGTCGCCCAGGGCATCGCCCTCTCTCCCGAGGGGCGGAAGGTCTTCGCCCCCCTCACGGTGTACGAGAACCTCCTCATGGGTGCCTTCCCCCGGTCCGACCGGAACAAGATCGCCGAGGACATGGAGTGGGTCTACACGCTCTTTCCCCGGCTCCGGGAACGCACGGACCAGTACGCGGGAACGCTCTCGGGAGGGGAGCAGCAGATGCTCGCCATCGCCCGGGCGCTCATGGCCCGCCCCCGGGTGCTTCTTCTGGACGAGCCCTCTCTGGGGCTCGCGCCGATCATCATCAAGGAAATCTTCAAGGAACTCCGGCGCATCAACGAGGAGGGGGTGACGATCCTCCTGGTGGAACAGAACGCCCGCCAGGCGCTCCTGCTTTCCCATCGGGCCTATGTGCTCCAGACGGGACGACTCATCCTCTCGGGAACATCCAAAGAACTCCTCGCGAATCCCGAGGTGGAGGCGGCCTACCTCGGCGGAAAACCCGCAACGCACTGA
- a CDS encoding ABC transporter ATP-binding protein, whose product MAFALELGGVNKFFGGVHAVNDMSFILQEGELAGLIGPNGAGKTTIFNLVTGVYDVSSGHITFFGEDITNHKTYEVVRKGIARTFQNLRLFASATVLENVMTACQQHHRYSFLEACTHLGRWRSVEREIRDRSMALLERVGLADRADQTATTLPYGHQRRLEIARALALEPRLLLLDEPAAGMNPEEVQDLNRLIQKIHADFGLTILVIEHHMELVMEICPHIVCMNFGALIAEGDPEHIQGHPEVLKAYLGEEVEE is encoded by the coding sequence ATGGCCTTCGCCCTCGAACTCGGCGGCGTCAACAAATTCTTCGGCGGCGTCCACGCCGTGAACGACATGAGCTTCATCCTCCAGGAGGGAGAACTCGCGGGGCTCATCGGCCCCAACGGCGCGGGAAAGACCACCATCTTCAACCTCGTCACCGGCGTCTACGACGTCTCCAGCGGCCACATCACCTTCTTCGGGGAGGACATCACCAACCACAAGACCTACGAAGTGGTGCGCAAGGGAATCGCCCGGACCTTCCAGAACCTGCGCCTCTTCGCCAGCGCCACCGTCCTGGAGAACGTCATGACCGCCTGCCAGCAACACCACCGCTACTCCTTCCTCGAAGCCTGCACCCATCTCGGCCGCTGGCGCTCCGTGGAACGGGAGATCCGGGACCGGAGCATGGCGCTTCTCGAACGGGTGGGGCTCGCCGACCGGGCTGACCAGACCGCCACCACCCTTCCCTACGGGCACCAGCGGCGCCTGGAGATCGCCCGGGCCCTCGCCCTGGAGCCCAGGCTACTCCTTCTGGACGAGCCCGCGGCGGGCATGAATCCCGAGGAAGTGCAGGACCTGAACCGTCTGATCCAGAAGATTCACGCGGACTTCGGTCTCACCATCCTCGTCATCGAGCACCACATGGAACTCGTCATGGAGATCTGCCCCCACATCGTGTGCATGAACTTCGGCGCGCTCATCGCCGAAGGCGATCCCGAGCACATCCAGGGACATCCCGAGGTGCTCAAGGCCTATCTCGGCGAGGAGGTGGAGGAATAA
- a CDS encoding branched-chain amino acid ABC transporter permease encodes MSAYTEGIITLLMINAIAAMGVCLLTGFTGVFTLGHAAYMALGGYATAILTVKYHLHWLPAVVAGGILAIVVAYVIGIPTLKLMGDYYAIASIGLGEAIRLILENWQSVTRGARGYPGIPTFTTMPVAVGFFLVLAFLLFCLLNGSYGRMFKACRDDHIAAALLGYDTARVRVLSLTISAFYCGVSGGLLAGFLSFIQPVMFDMLKSTELTAVVVFGGLGSLSGCLLGTTIITLVTELFRPISQYRMLIYGAVLVVIMVLRPEGIMGQYEFGPKLFRKLLGRKAPAQERR; translated from the coding sequence ATGTCCGCCTACACCGAAGGCATCATCACCCTGCTCATGATCAACGCCATCGCCGCCATGGGCGTGTGCCTCCTCACGGGCTTCACCGGCGTCTTCACCCTCGGACACGCCGCCTACATGGCCCTCGGCGGCTACGCCACCGCCATCCTCACCGTCAAATACCACCTCCACTGGCTTCCAGCCGTCGTCGCCGGAGGCATTCTCGCCATCGTCGTCGCCTACGTCATCGGCATCCCCACTCTGAAACTCATGGGCGACTACTACGCCATCGCCTCCATCGGCCTCGGCGAAGCCATCCGGCTCATTCTCGAGAACTGGCAGTCCGTCACCCGGGGCGCCCGGGGTTATCCCGGCATCCCCACCTTCACCACCATGCCCGTCGCCGTGGGATTCTTCCTCGTGCTCGCCTTCCTGCTCTTCTGTCTTCTCAACGGCAGCTACGGCCGCATGTTCAAGGCCTGCCGGGACGACCACATCGCCGCCGCCCTCCTGGGCTACGACACCGCCAGAGTGCGCGTCCTGAGCCTTACCATCTCCGCCTTCTACTGCGGCGTCTCCGGAGGGCTCCTCGCGGGCTTTCTCTCCTTCATCCAGCCCGTCATGTTCGACATGCTCAAATCCACCGAACTCACCGCCGTGGTCGTCTTCGGCGGCCTCGGCTCCCTGAGTGGATGCCTCCTCGGCACCACCATCATCACTCTCGTGACCGAACTCTTCCGCCCCATCTCCCAGTACCGCATGCTCATCTACGGAGCCGTCCTCGTGGTCATCATGGTCCTGCGTCCCGAGGGCATCATGGGCCAGTACGAATTCGGCCCGAAACTCTTCCGGAAACTCTTGGGAAGAAAAGCCCCCGCGCAGGAGAGGAGGTAG
- a CDS encoding branched-chain amino acid ABC transporter permease — translation MGTLLQQIINGLSLGSVYALIAVGYSLVYSILLFSNFAHGSFLVIGGYSCYFALKTLGMNIWLAGGLSLIAAGVSAILTERLAYKPIRERTNVTLYLLIASMGMSIVIENIFVVTVGGRFRALPPVIPTNPVNLFGLATTSAFDLISLVVAIICLGGLQLFLTRTKWGLAIRAAAYNLRIAGLMGVNVSRLISLVFFVAGVLAAVGGIFLSVRYTLYPQLGGITIKAFVAAVIGGLGSLPGAVVGSLILGLAEMLTAGFISSQLRDLVVFSLLVITLLFRPTGLFGKSVGEKV, via the coding sequence TTGGGTACTCTTCTGCAGCAGATCATCAACGGCCTGTCGCTGGGATCGGTGTACGCCCTCATCGCCGTAGGCTACTCCCTGGTGTACTCGATCCTTCTCTTCTCCAATTTCGCCCACGGAAGCTTTCTCGTCATCGGGGGCTACTCCTGCTACTTCGCCCTGAAGACCTTGGGAATGAACATCTGGCTCGCGGGAGGCCTGTCCCTCATCGCCGCGGGCGTGAGCGCCATCCTCACGGAAAGACTCGCCTACAAACCCATCCGTGAGCGCACCAACGTCACCCTCTACCTCCTCATCGCCTCCATGGGCATGAGCATCGTCATCGAAAACATCTTCGTCGTCACCGTGGGAGGCCGCTTCCGTGCGCTTCCTCCGGTCATTCCCACCAACCCCGTGAACCTCTTCGGGCTCGCCACCACCAGCGCCTTCGACCTCATCTCCCTCGTCGTCGCCATCATCTGCCTCGGAGGGCTCCAGCTCTTCCTCACCCGGACCAAATGGGGACTCGCCATCCGCGCCGCCGCGTACAACCTGCGCATCGCCGGCCTCATGGGCGTCAACGTGAGCCGCCTCATCTCCCTCGTCTTCTTCGTCGCCGGGGTTCTGGCCGCTGTGGGAGGCATCTTCCTCTCCGTACGGTACACCCTCTATCCCCAGCTCGGCGGCATCACCATCAAAGCCTTCGTCGCCGCCGTCATCGGCGGACTCGGCTCCCTTCCCGGCGCCGTCGTGGGCAGCCTCATCCTCGGCCTCGCCGAAATGCTCACCGCGGGCTTCATCTCCAGTCAACTCCGGGATCTGGTGGTCTTCTCACTCCTCGTGATCACCCTCCTCTTCCGACCCACGGGCCTTTTCGGCAAATCCGTGGGCGAGAAAGTCTAG
- a CDS encoding ABC transporter substrate-binding protein — MRKLALTVLLLALAGTICGAAFAEDTIKVGHIAALTGDWAAYGKTEEMAAKLAIEEINSAGGVLGKKIELIVYDWKARPEDAVNAARRLIDEDKVVAIIGPNGSGGNIATAPLVNSKQVPQIGTLPTNPLVTVGEDGKVKPYNFRICFTDPYQGKLIAYFTAKELGKLKAAILYDVASDYSQGLREFFVESYKEYGGEVVADLGFRGAQDVDFRAQLTEIKNKNADVLVLPNMGKEMALIIKQARELGMNEIVFIGGDGYGEFMWEIAGDAMENSYWITHVAPEDPNMAKFFADYKAKYNDECKEFANGVMAYDAIYWLKDAIERAGEVNSVKIRDALETTKDLKLHHATLTINPADHNPQDKDGVVLIAKDGKGQFFKKIKP; from the coding sequence TTGAGGAAACTGGCGTTGACGGTGCTTCTTCTGGCTTTGGCGGGAACGATCTGTGGAGCAGCTTTTGCGGAGGATACAATCAAGGTCGGACACATCGCTGCGCTCACCGGTGACTGGGCTGCCTACGGCAAGACCGAAGAAATGGCCGCGAAGCTCGCCATTGAGGAAATCAATAGCGCCGGTGGAGTCCTCGGCAAGAAGATCGAACTCATCGTCTACGACTGGAAAGCGCGTCCCGAAGATGCCGTGAACGCCGCCCGGCGGCTTATCGACGAGGACAAGGTCGTCGCCATCATCGGCCCCAACGGCAGCGGCGGGAACATTGCCACAGCGCCTCTGGTAAACAGCAAGCAAGTCCCCCAGATCGGCACGTTGCCCACGAACCCCCTCGTCACCGTCGGCGAGGACGGCAAGGTGAAGCCCTACAACTTCCGCATCTGCTTCACCGATCCTTATCAGGGAAAGCTCATCGCCTACTTCACCGCGAAAGAACTCGGCAAGCTCAAAGCGGCCATCCTCTATGACGTGGCCAGCGACTATTCCCAGGGGCTCCGGGAGTTCTTCGTGGAAAGCTACAAAGAATACGGCGGCGAGGTCGTGGCGGACCTCGGCTTCCGCGGCGCCCAGGATGTGGACTTCCGTGCACAGCTCACGGAGATCAAGAACAAGAACGCCGATGTGCTCGTCCTTCCCAACATGGGCAAGGAAATGGCCCTCATCATCAAACAGGCCCGGGAACTCGGCATGAACGAGATCGTCTTCATCGGCGGCGACGGCTACGGCGAGTTCATGTGGGAGATCGCCGGGGATGCCATGGAGAACTCCTACTGGATCACCCACGTGGCTCCGGAGGACCCCAACATGGCCAAGTTCTTCGCGGACTACAAGGCCAAGTACAACGACGAATGCAAGGAATTCGCCAACGGCGTCATGGCCTACGATGCGATCTACTGGCTCAAGGACGCCATCGAGCGGGCCGGCGAAGTCAATTCCGTGAAAATCCGCGACGCCCTTGAGACGACCAAGGATCTGAAACTCCACCACGCCACGCTCACCATCAACCCCGCGGATCACAACCCCCAGGACAAGGATGGCGTCGTCCTCATCGCCAAGGACGGCAAGGGGCAGTTCTTCAAGAAAATCAAACCCTAG
- a CDS encoding adenosine-specific kinase gives MSVVAIKGWSVEQMDVPEGCNLILGQSHFIKTVEDLYEALVTAGPQLEFGIAFCEASGPCLVRSDGNTPDLVETAVANAMKLRTGHTFVILLRNGYPINVLDRIKTVQEVCRIDAATANPLQVIVCETDQGRGVAGVVDGFASKGVETEEDVADRRHLLRNIIGYKR, from the coding sequence ATGAGCGTTGTAGCGATCAAAGGATGGTCGGTGGAACAGATGGACGTTCCCGAAGGATGCAATCTCATCCTCGGCCAAAGCCATTTCATCAAGACCGTGGAAGATCTCTACGAAGCCCTCGTCACGGCGGGACCCCAGCTCGAATTCGGCATCGCCTTCTGCGAGGCCTCCGGCCCCTGTCTCGTCCGCAGCGACGGCAACACTCCAGACCTTGTCGAGACCGCCGTTGCCAACGCCATGAAACTCCGCACGGGACACACCTTCGTCATCCTGCTCCGGAACGGATATCCCATCAACGTGCTCGATCGCATCAAAACAGTCCAGGAAGTCTGCCGCATTGATGCTGCAACGGCAAACCCCCTTCAGGTCATTGTCTGCGAGACGGATCAAGGCAGGGGCGTCGCGGGAGTGGTGGACGGATTCGCCTCCAAAGGTGTGGAGACTGAAGAGGACGTAGCGGACCGCAGGCACCTTCTCCGCAACATCATTGGCTACAAACGTTGA
- a CDS encoding M20 family metallopeptidase has product MHRPTALETEVQQALETFAEKAYSLSDHLAANPEVSEQEFTASRLHVDFLRTCGFTVEHPFAGLPTAYSAVLGNGKRPKVALLAEYDALPEIGHACGHNVHGAMTLLAAAGLAPVMNQLNGTLWIVGTPAEETNGAKVSMAAQGIFDDTDLAMMIHSGAGKSFVRYRCLAMDAIEFTFKGKAAHAAAMPWEGHNALNGVQLLFHAVDMLRQHVRPEVRMHGIVREGGAAPNIVPESASARFYFRAPWRTYLNELMEKIYNCARGAALATGTSVTWRNYEASFDNLKPNPTAEFMMEDVFRSLNIPVHSSPEPRGSSDVGNVSFRCPALQPVLALTEEPMALHTREFAALCASSAAHPGILLGAKALAFGTLRTFLDEGLRKRMREEFLSGEAQ; this is encoded by the coding sequence ATGCACCGACCCACTGCATTGGAAACAGAAGTACAACAGGCTCTGGAAACCTTTGCGGAAAAGGCTTACAGCCTGAGCGACCATCTAGCGGCCAATCCCGAAGTCTCAGAACAGGAATTCACTGCAAGCCGCCTCCACGTGGACTTTCTGAGAACATGCGGTTTCACCGTGGAACACCCTTTTGCGGGACTTCCCACCGCCTATTCGGCGGTTCTGGGAAACGGAAAACGCCCCAAAGTGGCACTCCTCGCCGAATACGACGCGCTGCCGGAAATCGGCCACGCCTGCGGACACAACGTTCATGGCGCGATGACACTTCTCGCCGCCGCGGGACTCGCTCCGGTGATGAACCAGCTGAACGGGACCCTGTGGATCGTGGGAACTCCCGCGGAGGAAACCAACGGAGCCAAGGTCTCCATGGCAGCCCAGGGCATTTTCGACGACACGGACCTGGCCATGATGATCCATTCCGGCGCCGGAAAAAGCTTTGTACGCTACCGATGTCTCGCCATGGACGCCATCGAGTTCACCTTCAAGGGAAAGGCCGCCCACGCCGCAGCCATGCCCTGGGAAGGACACAACGCACTGAACGGCGTACAGCTCCTCTTCCACGCGGTGGATATGCTCCGCCAGCACGTCCGGCCGGAGGTGCGCATGCACGGCATCGTCCGGGAGGGCGGTGCCGCGCCGAATATCGTTCCCGAAAGCGCCTCCGCCCGTTTTTATTTCCGTGCCCCCTGGCGCACCTATCTGAACGAACTCATGGAAAAAATCTACAACTGCGCCAGGGGCGCCGCCCTCGCCACGGGGACCTCCGTGACATGGCGCAACTACGAGGCGAGCTTCGACAACCTGAAACCCAACCCCACTGCGGAATTCATGATGGAGGACGTCTTTCGGAGTCTGAACATCCCCGTACATTCCTCCCCGGAACCGAGAGGATCCTCGGACGTGGGAAACGTGAGCTTCCGCTGCCCCGCTCTTCAGCCAGTGCTCGCCCTCACGGAGGAGCCCATGGCACTGCACACGCGGGAATTCGCCGCCCTCTGCGCCTCTTCCGCCGCACACCCGGGTATCCTCCTGGGCGCGAAAGCCCTCGCCTTCGGCACGCTCCGGACATTTCTCGACGAAGGACTCCGCAAACGCATGCGCGAGGAGTTCCTCTCCGGCGAGGCGCAATGA
- a CDS encoding N-acyl-D-amino-acid deacylase family protein, producing the protein MNDLRIRGGLVADPETKTLVEASVTISDGRIVHVGKEEGESTEVLDATGCIVCPGFVDTHMHDEELDDPHSVERALLRQGVTTAIAGNCGSGPLLGTVRPKRQTPWLNLGYLTGHRILRESVGVNDIYRPATPGETTEMQVLLERELSEGSFGLSLGLEYVPNTDPAEIAALADVVAKFPRRWISIHIRFDGPRCLEAIQEAIDIAARHRVRVQISHFGSMTAFGRLQTALDMVDQAYAAGTDVTFDCYPYAAFCTSVGSAVFDPGFEDRWNKDVGVLEAGSGKFKGQRLTKAMFEEMRSETPTALIIAHVLNESEVRTCLRHPRCAIASDAVLRNGEGHPRAAGTFPRGLRILREEGLSWPEALAHATSIPAEMTWLDRGTLRPGNAADLVLFEPERFTDKATFSDQLAPPEGIRAVLLGGRVAVREGTITEEPLGTFLLRR; encoded by the coding sequence ATGAATGACCTGCGCATACGAGGGGGCCTGGTGGCCGATCCCGAGACGAAAACGCTCGTCGAGGCATCGGTGACGATCTCCGACGGACGAATCGTGCACGTTGGCAAGGAGGAAGGAGAATCGACGGAGGTTCTGGATGCGACGGGGTGCATTGTCTGTCCCGGCTTCGTGGACACGCACATGCACGATGAAGAACTCGACGACCCCCATTCGGTGGAACGTGCGCTGCTCCGACAAGGCGTGACTACCGCCATCGCGGGCAACTGCGGCTCGGGACCTCTGCTCGGAACGGTTCGACCGAAGCGACAGACCCCCTGGCTCAATCTGGGTTATCTCACGGGACATCGTATTCTCCGGGAATCCGTCGGCGTGAACGACATCTATCGCCCCGCCACGCCGGGCGAGACGACGGAGATGCAGGTTCTGCTGGAGCGGGAGCTTTCCGAAGGTTCCTTCGGGCTCTCCCTGGGACTCGAATATGTTCCCAATACCGACCCCGCGGAAATCGCCGCCCTCGCCGACGTGGTCGCGAAATTTCCCCGCCGGTGGATCTCCATCCACATTCGTTTCGATGGTCCCCGCTGCCTCGAGGCGATCCAGGAAGCCATCGACATCGCCGCGCGACACCGCGTGCGCGTGCAGATCTCGCATTTCGGCAGCATGACCGCCTTCGGCAGGCTTCAGACCGCTCTGGACATGGTGGATCAGGCATACGCAGCCGGAACGGACGTGACCTTCGACTGCTACCCCTATGCGGCATTCTGCACGTCCGTAGGGTCCGCCGTCTTCGACCCCGGGTTCGAGGATCGCTGGAACAAAGACGTGGGAGTTCTCGAGGCCGGATCGGGAAAATTCAAAGGGCAGCGCCTCACCAAAGCCATGTTCGAGGAAATGCGATCCGAAACGCCCACCGCACTCATCATCGCCCATGTGCTGAACGAATCCGAGGTGCGCACCTGCCTCAGGCATCCCCGCTGCGCCATCGCCTCCGACGCGGTCTTACGGAACGGCGAAGGACATCCCCGGGCCGCGGGAACATTCCCCCGGGGACTTCGCATACTCCGTGAGGAGGGGCTCTCCTGGCCCGAAGCACTCGCCCACGCCACGAGTATCCCCGCCGAAATGACATGGCTCGATCGCGGCACGCTCCGCCCCGGGAACGCCGCCGATCTGGTGCTCTTCGAGCCGGAGCGCTTCACGGACAAGGCGACATTTTCCGACCAGCTCGCGCCGCCCGAGGGCATCCGCGCCGTTCTTCTCGGAGGACGCGTGGCCGTACGAGAGGGAACGATCACGGAGGAGCCGCTCGGAACGTTCCTCCTCCGCCGCTGA